A portion of the Cryptomeria japonica chromosome 5, Sugi_1.0, whole genome shotgun sequence genome contains these proteins:
- the LOC131075467 gene encoding bark lectin-like, with the protein MGMNNDSGGLAFFLAPLELEQPQDAYDGGLGLFNLTTFTGPLYQMVAMEFDSFKNLWDPDNNNVGIDVNDVYSNFSVSLSYSSLFNCSCDPHLTNGDTWDAWVDYDGGEKSLQVFLLYNSTNANFSKPKNPLFSYPIDPRSFLPENIQVGLSAATEYSTVTCIVNTSEFFL; encoded by the coding sequence ATGGGCATGAACAATGATTCTGGAGGTCTTGCGTTTTTCTTGGCACCTTTGGAGTTGGAGCAACCACAGGACGCTTATGACGGAGGTCTCGGCTTGTTTAACTTGACAACTTTTACTGGACCATTATATCAGATGGTTGCTATGGAATTTGACAGTTTCAAGAATTTATGGGATCCTGATAACAACAATGTGGGAATCGACGTTAATGACGTTTACTCAAATTTTAGTGTTTCGCTCAGCTACTCCAGTTTATTCAATTGCTCTTGCGACCCACATTTAACAAATGGAGACACATGGGATGCCTGGGTGGATTATGACGGTGGAGAAAAGAGTCTGCAAGTCTTTCTCTTGTATAATTCCACCAACGCTAATTTTTCTAAACCCAAAAACCCGCTGTTTTCCTATCCTATAGATCCGCGCAGCTTTCTTCCAGAAAATATCCAAGTTGGTCTCTCTGCTGCCACTGAATACTCCACAGTGACATGCATTGTGAACACTTCGGAATTTTTCTTGTGA